In the genome of Natronogracilivirga saccharolytica, one region contains:
- a CDS encoding thymidine kinase, which yields MVSEPTVLSGNIGWIEVVCGGMFSGKTEELIRRARRAQFAGQRVIIVKPEIDKRYDDLKIVSHNATSLPGIVTATADQIVLMTGNAEVVCIDEAQFFDSRLVDVANTLANSGKRVIIAGLDMDFEGKPFDPMPDLLAIAEYVTKLHAICAESGMPANYSQRVVKSDKRILVGESEAYEPRARHCFRPPVDEPRRKKPIAFNQAATGNSTGEKSGKHENDHGSEKGDNAAENIKN from the coding sequence ATGGTCAGCGAACCCACAGTACTATCGGGTAATATCGGATGGATAGAGGTTGTTTGCGGAGGTATGTTCAGCGGAAAGACCGAGGAACTCATTCGCAGGGCAAGAAGAGCTCAGTTTGCAGGGCAGCGCGTCATTATTGTAAAACCCGAGATTGACAAACGGTACGATGATTTGAAAATCGTATCACATAATGCAACATCCCTTCCCGGTATTGTGACAGCCACGGCCGATCAGATTGTACTCATGACCGGTAATGCAGAAGTGGTCTGCATAGACGAAGCCCAGTTTTTTGACAGCAGACTGGTTGATGTGGCCAACACGCTGGCCAACAGCGGGAAAAGGGTAATCATCGCCGGGCTCGACATGGACTTTGAAGGAAAACCGTTTGATCCGATGCCGGATCTGCTGGCAATCGCCGAGTACGTGACCAAGCTGCACGCCATTTGTGCCGAAAGCGGGATGCCGGCAAATTACTCGCAGAGAGTTGTGAAAAGCGACAAGCGCATCCTTGTCGGAGAGTCGGAAGCATACGAACCCAGGGCCAGACACTGTTTTCGTCCGCCTGTTGATGAGCCCCGGCGCAAAAAGCCAATTGCGTTCAACCAGGCTGCAACAGGTAACAGCACCGGGGAAAAATCCGGAAAACATGAAAATGATCATGGCAGCGAAAAAGGGGATAATGCTGCCGAAAATATTAAAAACTAA
- the ppc gene encoding phosphoenolpyruvate carboxylase produces the protein MKQQWKGLDIEAEGEGISRPLSRNVNLLGSMLGHSVRSIAGEEMFQLVESLRSRCKSAYEAGSDKESVRDEIQRELKSLTPNQMDWLLRAFTSFFHLVNRAEQLEITRINRERELKADAEQPRDESVMQAVHYLTRKNISYEEFLRIIDKLDMEPTLTAHPTEARRRSILHIQQNISNLLMRLNIESLIPSEKEQLLSELFSQISVLISTDDVRSTGLTVYDEVRNGLYFLTNSIWNTVPRIFTDLEDASEIYYGKRPELPAFLKYRSWIGGDRDGNPKVTSEMTSETIRHHYEAAFENYEKALSDLWYELSISSRHTIVPDLLRESIEEDNRKIDTGLDIEGYWHEPYRLKIHFMQEKLEQQKVSLKDSNEMGEGPYPVNDFLNDVQQLITSLEQGGFRQLAERGSLRKLQYQIKTFGYHLASLDIRQHSEVYQKCVGEMFRLAGVHPAYRSLDEQEKVALLQSELESPRPLIPRHAELSDASSELMNTFGVVAKALDRNPDVIGSIIVSMTHEVSDLLEVLLIARETALWVYQDGQVASKLDVVPLFETVDDLTASRKVMTELFQNSIYQKHLANRGQFQEIMLGYSDSNKDGGYWMANWALHKAQEDLALVCDQHGVTCRLFHGRGGTVGRGGGRSNQAILGLPQVCHNGKIRFTEQGEVISFRYALPTIARRHLEQMVNAMIRSTAGASHEKTHHFNSDSKAVAMMEEISHRSMKAYKTFTRRDEVWKWYAEITPIEFISALPIASRPVSRKSGKEVDFDSLRAIPWVFAWTQTRYNLPGWFGTGEALNSYLKDHPEDLEMMRRLYQESRFFRSVIDNAIRELARAHLEMAERYSRQAENGYHQDIVSEFEMARDHLLSISQEDELLASNPVIRKSISLRNPYTDVLNMLQIELMHRNRDEALKTSKLRHALFSSINGIAAAMQSTG, from the coding sequence ATGAAACAACAATGGAAAGGTCTGGATATCGAGGCCGAAGGAGAGGGGATTTCCCGTCCACTGAGCCGGAATGTTAATCTGCTCGGATCTATGCTTGGACATTCAGTGAGGTCGATAGCCGGTGAGGAGATGTTTCAGCTGGTGGAGTCACTCCGTTCACGGTGCAAGTCGGCTTATGAAGCCGGGAGCGACAAGGAATCGGTGCGGGATGAGATCCAGAGGGAGCTGAAATCGCTGACACCCAATCAGATGGATTGGCTGCTGCGCGCTTTTACCTCGTTTTTTCATCTTGTGAACCGTGCCGAGCAGCTGGAAATCACCCGTATCAACCGGGAGCGTGAGCTGAAGGCTGATGCAGAGCAGCCCAGGGATGAGTCGGTCATGCAGGCCGTTCATTATCTGACCAGAAAGAACATATCCTATGAAGAGTTTCTGAGAATCATAGATAAACTGGATATGGAGCCGACGCTCACGGCCCATCCTACAGAAGCCCGCCGCCGAAGTATTCTGCATATCCAGCAGAATATTTCCAATCTTTTGATGCGGCTTAATATAGAGTCGCTGATTCCTTCTGAAAAGGAGCAGCTGCTGTCGGAGCTTTTTTCACAGATCAGTGTTCTGATATCAACTGATGATGTGCGCTCGACCGGACTTACCGTGTATGACGAGGTTCGCAACGGCCTGTATTTTCTTACCAACTCGATCTGGAATACGGTTCCGCGCATTTTCACAGACCTCGAGGATGCCTCGGAAATTTATTACGGCAAGCGGCCTGAACTGCCGGCTTTTCTGAAGTACCGCAGCTGGATCGGAGGTGACAGGGACGGAAACCCCAAGGTTACATCCGAAATGACCAGCGAGACGATTCGCCATCATTACGAAGCAGCATTCGAAAATTATGAAAAAGCGCTGAGTGACCTGTGGTATGAGCTGAGTATATCTTCCCGCCACACCATTGTTCCGGATTTGCTGCGTGAATCTATCGAAGAGGACAACAGAAAAATTGATACCGGCCTTGATATTGAAGGCTACTGGCATGAGCCTTACCGGCTGAAAATTCACTTCATGCAGGAAAAACTGGAGCAGCAGAAGGTTTCACTGAAGGATTCAAATGAAATGGGGGAGGGGCCTTACCCTGTCAATGACTTTTTGAACGATGTGCAGCAGCTGATTACATCTTTGGAGCAGGGCGGGTTCAGGCAGCTTGCCGAACGGGGCAGCCTCAGAAAACTTCAGTATCAGATCAAGACCTTCGGTTATCATCTTGCATCTCTGGACATCCGTCAGCACAGCGAGGTTTACCAGAAATGTGTGGGGGAGATGTTCAGGCTTGCCGGTGTGCACCCCGCCTACCGGTCTCTTGATGAACAGGAAAAGGTTGCTCTTTTGCAGTCCGAACTGGAAAGTCCCCGTCCGCTGATTCCCAGGCACGCCGAGCTCAGTGATGCTTCTTCTGAGTTGATGAATACCTTCGGGGTGGTTGCAAAGGCGCTGGACCGGAATCCGGATGTGATCGGCAGCATAATTGTGAGCATGACACATGAGGTAAGTGATCTCCTGGAAGTGCTTTTGATTGCAAGGGAAACCGCGCTCTGGGTTTATCAGGACGGCCAGGTTGCCAGCAAACTCGATGTTGTACCCTTGTTTGAAACCGTTGATGATCTTACCGCCAGCCGCAAGGTCATGACCGAGTTGTTCCAGAACAGCATCTATCAGAAGCATCTGGCGAACCGGGGGCAGTTTCAGGAGATCATGCTGGGATACTCCGACAGCAACAAGGACGGCGGATACTGGATGGCCAACTGGGCGCTGCACAAAGCCCAGGAAGACCTGGCTTTGGTATGTGATCAACATGGTGTCACCTGCCGGCTTTTTCACGGGCGCGGCGGGACGGTGGGACGCGGAGGCGGACGCTCCAACCAGGCCATACTCGGGCTGCCGCAGGTCTGTCACAACGGTAAAATAAGATTCACTGAGCAGGGCGAGGTTATATCATTCCGGTACGCACTGCCAACCATTGCAAGGCGCCACCTGGAACAGATGGTAAATGCCATGATTCGTTCCACTGCCGGCGCCAGCCATGAAAAAACACACCATTTCAACAGTGACAGCAAGGCCGTGGCTATGATGGAGGAGATCTCGCACAGGTCGATGAAAGCATACAAGACATTTACCCGGCGGGATGAAGTATGGAAATGGTATGCGGAAATAACACCAATCGAGTTCATCAGCGCGCTGCCCATTGCATCCAGGCCGGTATCGCGAAAATCAGGCAAAGAAGTCGATTTTGACAGCCTGAGGGCTATACCCTGGGTTTTTGCATGGACTCAGACCAGATACAATTTGCCCGGATGGTTCGGAACAGGCGAGGCGCTGAATTCCTATTTGAAAGATCATCCGGAAGATCTTGAAATGATGCGCAGGCTGTATCAGGAGTCGCGGTTTTTCCGGTCAGTTATCGACAATGCCATACGGGAGCTGGCACGGGCGCATCTGGAAATGGCGGAACGCTATTCGCGTCAGGCTGAAAACGGATATCATCAGGATATTGTCAGCGAGTTTGAAATGGCAAGAGATCACCTGCTTTCCATTTCACAGGAGGATGAACTTCTGGCATCCAATCCGGTAATCCGCAAATCCATATCTCTCAGAAATCCCTATACGGATGTACTGAATATGCTTCAGATCGAGTTGATGCACCGAAACCGGGACGAAGCATTAAAAACATCCAAGTTGCGGCATGCCCTGTTTTCAAGCATTAACGGAATTGCTGCTGCGATGCAGAGTACCGGATAG
- a CDS encoding DUF2721 domain-containing protein, whose product MSLDLSTPALLFPAISLLLLAYTNRFLTLATLIRNLHGKYKEEQDPLLFDQIRNLKLRTRLIRDMQVLGVISLFLSALCMLLLFQGYMPAAKWTFGFSLVFLLASLGLSVWEIQISIRALNIQLSDMSGAEKTKPPV is encoded by the coding sequence ATGTCACTTGATCTTTCTACTCCGGCACTCCTGTTTCCGGCCATTTCATTATTGCTGCTCGCCTATACCAACAGGTTTTTGACACTGGCTACGCTCATCAGAAATCTTCATGGTAAATATAAAGAGGAACAGGATCCGCTGCTGTTTGACCAGATACGTAATCTGAAACTGCGCACGCGTCTGATTCGGGATATGCAGGTGCTCGGTGTGATCAGTCTGTTCTTATCTGCACTGTGTATGCTGCTGCTGTTTCAGGGATATATGCCGGCTGCAAAGTGGACATTCGGTTTCAGCCTTGTTTTCCTGCTGGCCTCTCTCGGATTATCGGTTTGGGAAATACAGATTTCAATACGGGCCTTGAATATTCAGCTGAGCGATATGAGCGGGGCTGAAAAAACGAAGCCCCCGGTATAA
- a CDS encoding tetratricopeptide repeat protein, which produces MAKRLSKEQLETDPLLTSYYLFTSFLKRNMAAVIGITLAVVLLIGGGVLYYLYSERQEHEAQELLVRAEQAFQQGEYEIALEGDADMLTVGLVDIINDYGRTNAGNLARYYAAVAESELGNYEQALQYIRDFDPPSGILGVGPIAFQAVIHANLNNYEEAARFFVKAAEWDENESTTPQNLLQAAQAYMEAGDNSQAIRLVERIVNEYEDSRSAEQAQRLEGMLIADGAGS; this is translated from the coding sequence ATGGCCAAGCGACTATCCAAAGAACAACTTGAAACCGACCCGCTTCTTACCAGTTACTACCTGTTTACCAGTTTCCTGAAACGAAACATGGCAGCCGTCATCGGAATTACACTTGCTGTAGTTTTGCTGATAGGTGGTGGTGTACTTTATTATTTATATTCTGAGCGCCAGGAGCATGAAGCTCAGGAACTGCTGGTCAGGGCTGAACAGGCTTTTCAGCAAGGTGAATATGAAATAGCTCTTGAAGGAGATGCTGACATGCTGACCGTCGGACTTGTGGACATAATCAATGATTACGGACGTACCAATGCCGGAAATCTGGCCCGGTACTACGCCGCCGTAGCAGAATCCGAACTGGGTAATTATGAGCAGGCGCTTCAGTATATCCGTGATTTCGATCCCCCCTCCGGCATACTTGGTGTCGGGCCCATAGCATTTCAGGCTGTGATCCATGCCAATCTGAACAATTATGAGGAGGCGGCCCGTTTCTTTGTCAAAGCAGCTGAATGGGATGAAAACGAATCTACCACACCTCAAAACCTGCTTCAGGCTGCACAGGCATACATGGAAGCCGGCGACAACAGCCAGGCCATCAGACTCGTAGAGCGCATTGTCAATGAATACGAAGACTCACGATCGGCAGAACAGGCACAGCGGCTTGAGGGTATGCTTATTGCGGACGGGGCCGGCAGTTGA
- a CDS encoding ABC transporter ATP-binding protein, with protein MNTGNLLLQAQNIHKTYTGKTEPVEVLTGADLEIHENDLTAIVGASGSGKSTLLHILGGLDRPDRGSIYFRNADLAQMNDEELAKFRNLNIGFVFQFHHLLPEFTALENVFMPGLIAGKPMNQIRDRAGYLLDQTGLSNRMDHRPSELSGGEQQRVAVARALMNEPEILMADEPTGNLDERNTEKLLSVLLEMKQKERTGIVLITHDHRIAEIAPNIYELKKGTLQPVTLQNS; from the coding sequence GTGAATACCGGAAACTTATTACTACAAGCCCAAAACATCCACAAGACCTACACGGGTAAAACCGAACCTGTGGAAGTCCTGACCGGCGCCGATCTTGAAATTCATGAAAATGATCTCACCGCCATCGTAGGGGCAAGCGGTTCAGGAAAAAGCACCCTGCTTCACATCCTGGGAGGCCTGGACAGACCCGATCGCGGCTCCATATACTTCCGGAATGCAGATCTTGCACAGATGAATGATGAGGAGCTTGCAAAATTCCGGAATCTCAATATTGGCTTTGTGTTTCAGTTTCATCATTTGCTCCCGGAGTTTACCGCTCTTGAAAATGTCTTTATGCCCGGATTGATTGCAGGAAAACCGATGAACCAGATTCGTGACCGCGCCGGTTACCTTCTCGATCAGACAGGACTTTCAAACAGAATGGATCACCGCCCGTCCGAGCTTTCCGGCGGCGAGCAGCAGCGTGTTGCTGTAGCAAGAGCGCTTATGAACGAACCGGAGATTTTGATGGCTGATGAACCAACCGGAAATCTGGATGAGCGCAATACCGAAAAGCTTCTCTCCGTATTATTGGAAATGAAGCAGAAAGAACGTACCGGCATTGTTCTGATCACTCACGATCACCGGATCGCGGAAATAGCTCCGAATATTTATGAGCTGAAAAAAGGGACATTGCAGCCGGTTACCTTGCAAAACTCCTGA
- a CDS encoding TIGR00282 family metallophosphoesterase, giving the protein MSQQLKVLFIGDIVGSPGLSLLETLLPSIISKHNADFVIANAENSHEGMGINEEIIRSLYKLGVHVITGGNHSFAKWKIYPYMKTDPNLLRPLNYPKGAHGFGYGIYDIPGTSQKIGVVNLQGRTYMQTIDDPFRTADWVLEKVKEQTNIIFIDFHAEATAEKMAFGWYVDGRASVMAGTHTHIPTADARILPKGMGYITDVGMTGPYHSVIGMDKETAIKRFLIQTPHKYKMANGDNRICGLVTEIDTETGQCSSIEPVTFPGFETKASS; this is encoded by the coding sequence ATGTCGCAACAACTCAAGGTTCTGTTCATCGGTGATATAGTAGGCTCTCCCGGCCTCTCACTTCTGGAAACACTTCTGCCCTCCATTATTAGCAAACACAACGCAGATTTTGTAATTGCCAATGCAGAAAATTCGCATGAAGGTATGGGGATCAATGAGGAGATCATCCGCAGCCTGTACAAACTAGGTGTCCATGTGATTACCGGTGGCAATCACAGCTTCGCAAAATGGAAAATCTATCCGTACATGAAAACCGATCCCAATTTGCTCCGGCCTTTGAATTACCCGAAAGGAGCACACGGATTCGGATACGGTATCTATGATATTCCGGGCACATCTCAAAAAATCGGTGTCGTCAATCTTCAGGGCCGCACATATATGCAAACCATTGACGACCCGTTTCGCACTGCAGACTGGGTGCTCGAAAAGGTAAAGGAACAGACCAACATTATTTTCATCGACTTTCATGCCGAAGCAACTGCGGAAAAGATGGCCTTCGGCTGGTATGTGGACGGCCGTGCATCCGTTATGGCCGGCACACACACCCATATCCCGACGGCCGATGCCCGGATCCTCCCGAAAGGAATGGGCTATATTACCGATGTGGGTATGACAGGCCCCTACCACTCCGTTATTGGTATGGATAAGGAAACGGCAATAAAACGTTTTCTTATTCAGACTCCGCACAAATACAAAATGGCCAACGGTGACAACCGCATTTGCGGACTGGTCACGGAAATTGACACTGAAACCGGCCAATGCAGCAGCATAGAACCCGTTACTTTTCCTGGTTTTGAAACCAAAGCATCATCGTGA
- a CDS encoding cell division protein ZapA, translating into MKSIKVSILGKQYPLKINEGDEEMMHQIAKYVDKRFQDFRKALASQSDSTIMVLASLSIAEELFLENGNQTPDTDSEKQAIFSEINHSLRELLDDIERENNDI; encoded by the coding sequence ATGAAATCGATTAAGGTATCCATACTCGGCAAGCAATACCCCCTGAAGATCAATGAAGGGGATGAAGAAATGATGCATCAGATTGCAAAATACGTTGACAAGCGTTTTCAGGATTTCCGGAAGGCGCTGGCCAGTCAATCCGACTCAACCATCATGGTGCTTGCCAGCCTGAGTATTGCAGAGGAGCTCTTTCTGGAAAACGGAAATCAAACTCCGGATACCGATTCTGAAAAGCAGGCCATCTTCTCAGAAATAAATCACTCACTTCGTGAATTATTGGATGACATTGAGCGGGAGAATAACGATATTTAA
- the pheT gene encoding phenylalanine--tRNA ligase subunit beta produces the protein MKISYNWLSQYLSEIPDPEETAERLTLTGLEVEETESTGSDFQGIVVGEVLEVQPHPDADKLVVCHVDTGNKEPSQIVCGAPNVAAGQKVPVATVGAVLPKPLPDGTPFKIKKAKIRGQKSFGMICAEDELGLSDDHTGIMVLDDRTTPGTPFADLVGSSRDTVFEIGLTPNRPDATCHLGVARDLAAATGADLKKPLDNLPEPEANLNDGTIRITDTDKCHRYVGILMRGIRIGQSPNWLKNYLVSIGLRPRNNVVDITNYILHELGQPLHAFDYKNLAGGQIDVRSYDSDITFTTLDDVERTVPAGSLFICDAEKPVALAGVMGGLNSEISEQTTDILIESAWFEPVGIRKTARSLALQTDSSYRFERGVDPSITRLAALRCAGLIREHCGGTIEGISDVHPVKTSPLKVTLRKPRLTQILGVEIPGEKTVSILNKLEILTEPSQENGETKWICTVPTFRPDITTEIDLIEEVARIYDYNNIPDPERITIANPQPVPFHETFREKVRNAAVASGLKEIYTNSLLPERLLDAAGGEHTVIPTLNPITKDQALLRTDLKYGFLRSASFNFNRSVPGVRFFEIGNIFKKDKKGGSWIPGIHESTHLHIGIAGKNHADHWKESARDVDLFDLKALVISVLRQLGLEDRVQWKVSGQGLSLLASSDDNQTRIGTLESAGEDWKKLTDVEKPAFTAELDITLLEQLAEQGSRRIYQPVSRFPSFEYDLALVVDKSVPAGDLEQKMYETAGHQLRSVEVFDVFEGGSLKKHQKSVAFRLTFQDNDKTLTAKDVDPVIQQILKKLKSDFSAELRS, from the coding sequence ATGAAAATTTCGTATAACTGGCTTTCACAATACCTTTCAGAAATACCTGATCCTGAAGAGACCGCCGAACGGCTGACATTAACCGGCCTGGAGGTCGAGGAAACCGAATCAACAGGATCGGATTTTCAGGGAATTGTAGTGGGCGAAGTCCTGGAGGTCCAGCCTCATCCAGATGCAGACAAACTGGTTGTCTGTCATGTAGATACAGGTAATAAAGAGCCCAGTCAGATCGTGTGTGGTGCTCCGAATGTTGCTGCCGGTCAGAAAGTTCCGGTGGCTACTGTCGGGGCTGTGCTGCCGAAACCTCTTCCCGACGGAACGCCATTTAAAATCAAAAAAGCCAAAATACGCGGCCAGAAATCCTTCGGAATGATTTGTGCCGAAGACGAACTGGGGCTGAGTGATGACCATACCGGCATTATGGTCCTTGATGACCGGACTACGCCCGGAACTCCTTTTGCTGATCTGGTCGGCAGCAGCCGCGATACCGTATTTGAGATCGGCCTGACCCCCAACCGCCCGGATGCTACCTGTCATCTGGGTGTTGCACGTGACCTTGCCGCTGCCACCGGTGCAGATTTGAAAAAACCGCTGGATAATCTGCCTGAACCGGAAGCCAATCTGAATGACGGTACCATCCGCATAACCGACACCGACAAATGCCACCGGTATGTCGGCATCCTGATGCGCGGCATCCGTATTGGTCAGTCGCCAAACTGGCTGAAAAACTATCTCGTATCCATAGGGCTCCGCCCCCGGAACAATGTTGTGGATATCACCAATTACATTTTGCATGAACTGGGGCAGCCGCTTCACGCTTTTGACTACAAAAATTTGGCCGGCGGGCAGATTGATGTCCGGTCTTACGATTCTGATATCACGTTCACTACTCTCGATGATGTAGAGCGCACGGTTCCTGCAGGATCGCTTTTCATATGTGATGCTGAAAAGCCCGTTGCACTTGCCGGAGTTATGGGTGGCCTGAACTCCGAAATTTCAGAACAAACTACCGATATTCTTATCGAATCTGCCTGGTTCGAACCGGTTGGAATCCGTAAAACAGCACGTTCTCTTGCCCTTCAGACGGACTCATCATATCGGTTTGAAAGAGGTGTTGACCCTTCAATCACCCGCCTGGCCGCATTGAGATGTGCCGGCCTCATCCGGGAGCATTGCGGAGGAACAATCGAAGGCATCAGTGATGTGCATCCGGTTAAGACCAGCCCTCTCAAAGTGACATTACGCAAGCCGCGTCTGACACAGATTCTCGGTGTTGAGATACCCGGGGAAAAAACAGTCAGTATCCTGAATAAACTGGAAATATTGACAGAACCATCGCAAGAAAACGGCGAAACCAAATGGATCTGCACAGTACCCACCTTCCGGCCGGATATCACAACCGAGATCGATTTGATCGAAGAGGTGGCAAGGATATATGATTACAATAACATCCCCGATCCGGAACGGATTACCATTGCCAATCCTCAGCCCGTCCCCTTTCACGAAACATTCCGGGAAAAAGTCCGCAATGCCGCAGTCGCCTCCGGTCTGAAAGAAATCTATACCAACAGTCTGCTGCCGGAACGGCTGCTTGATGCTGCAGGCGGTGAGCACACTGTGATTCCAACACTGAATCCGATCACAAAAGATCAGGCCCTGCTCAGAACGGATTTGAAATACGGTTTTCTCAGGTCGGCTTCATTTAACTTCAACAGAAGTGTTCCCGGTGTCCGCTTTTTTGAGATCGGAAATATTTTTAAAAAGGATAAAAAAGGCGGAAGCTGGATCCCCGGCATTCACGAATCCACTCATCTTCACATAGGGATTGCCGGAAAGAATCATGCCGATCACTGGAAAGAATCTGCCCGTGATGTTGATCTGTTTGATCTCAAAGCGCTGGTCATATCGGTCCTCCGGCAGCTGGGTCTGGAAGACAGAGTCCAATGGAAAGTTTCCGGTCAGGGACTGTCTCTTCTGGCCAGTTCTGACGACAATCAAACCCGCATAGGTACGCTTGAGTCAGCCGGTGAAGATTGGAAAAAGCTTACCGATGTAGAAAAGCCTGCATTCACCGCTGAGCTGGATATTACCTTGCTCGAACAACTTGCGGAACAAGGCAGCCGCAGGATCTATCAGCCGGTTTCCCGGTTCCCTTCATTTGAATATGATCTTGCGCTTGTTGTGGACAAATCGGTTCCGGCCGGAGACCTGGAGCAGAAGATGTATGAGACAGCAGGGCATCAGCTCAGAAGTGTGGAAGTTTTCGATGTCTTTGAGGGTGGATCTCTGAAAAAACATCAAAAAAGCGTTGCATTTCGTTTGACGTTTCAGGATAATGATAAAACACTGACCGCTAAGGATGTCGACCCTGTTATCCAACAAATTTTAAAGAAACTGAAATCGGATTTTTCAGCAGAGCTTCGTTCCTGA
- the pheS gene encoding phenylalanine--tRNA ligase subunit alpha: MPSNTDIEKIRKDLEDARLDSEEALEAFRLKYLSRKGIITDLLAGIGKAAPEDRARLGKELNALKQKAKSRFEEAKSALASDTSRTLTASDDPSLPPLPLPVGSEHPLSQTMNEIKSIFYRLGFTIADGPELEDDFHNFTALNFPPEHPARDMQDTFFIRKDEQDPGRDLVLRTHTSPVQIRLMKEQAPPVRAIMPGRVYRNESITAKSYCLFHQVEGLYVDKNVSLADLKHTLITFASHLFGKQLKYRIRPSFFPFTEPSLEMDIWWETDNRPGQWMEILGAGMVHPNVLKAVDVDPEKWTGFAFGMGVERITMSRYEIDDIRLLYDNDLRFLEQFP; the protein is encoded by the coding sequence ATGCCATCAAATACCGATATCGAAAAAATCCGCAAGGATCTTGAAGATGCCCGACTTGACTCTGAAGAAGCACTGGAAGCATTCCGGCTGAAATATCTTTCACGAAAAGGCATTATTACCGATCTGCTGGCCGGTATCGGAAAAGCAGCTCCGGAAGACCGCGCCCGGCTGGGCAAGGAACTCAATGCACTCAAACAGAAGGCAAAATCCCGGTTTGAAGAAGCAAAATCTGCCCTTGCCTCTGATACATCACGGACACTCACCGCATCCGATGACCCAAGCCTGCCTCCCCTGCCACTGCCGGTCGGTTCCGAACATCCCCTGTCCCAGACGATGAATGAAATCAAATCCATTTTCTACCGGCTCGGTTTTACGATCGCAGACGGTCCGGAACTGGAGGACGATTTCCACAACTTTACTGCTCTGAACTTTCCCCCCGAACATCCTGCCAGGGATATGCAGGACACCTTTTTCATCCGGAAGGATGAGCAGGACCCCGGCCGCGACCTTGTCCTTCGTACTCATACCTCCCCCGTGCAGATCCGCCTGATGAAAGAGCAGGCACCGCCGGTCCGTGCCATCATGCCCGGACGTGTCTATCGCAATGAGTCCATCACAGCCAAATCCTACTGCCTGTTTCACCAGGTTGAAGGACTGTATGTCGATAAAAATGTCAGCCTGGCTGATTTGAAACACACACTGATCACTTTTGCCTCCCACCTTTTCGGAAAGCAACTGAAGTACCGCATCCGGCCATCTTTTTTCCCGTTTACAGAACCCAGTCTTGAGATGGATATCTGGTGGGAAACAGACAACCGGCCGGGGCAGTGGATGGAAATTCTCGGGGCAGGCATGGTGCATCCCAACGTACTCAAGGCCGTTGATGTGGATCCGGAAAAATGGACCGGATTTGCCTTTGGGATGGGAGTCGAACGCATTACGATGTCCCGGTACGAGATCGATGACATCCGCCTGCTGTATGACAACGACCTCAGGTTTCTGGAACAGTTTCCGTAA
- the rplT gene encoding 50S ribosomal protein L20, giving the protein MPRSTNNVASRRRRKRILDRAKGYWGARSKVYTIAKNAVDKALQYQYRDRRVRKREFRKLWITRINAAARQNGTTYSKLMGAMKSREMEINRKVLADLAVHDPKAFSAVVETAQKKS; this is encoded by the coding sequence ATGCCACGATCGACCAATAATGTGGCTTCCCGTCGCCGTCGCAAACGGATATTAGACCGTGCGAAAGGCTACTGGGGTGCAAGAAGCAAGGTCTACACCATCGCCAAGAACGCGGTGGATAAAGCCCTTCAGTACCAGTACCGCGACAGGAGAGTCCGCAAAAGAGAATTCCGAAAACTCTGGATCACACGTATCAACGCTGCAGCCAGACAAAACGGCACCACCTACTCCAAACTCATGGGTGCAATGAAATCCCGTGAAATGGAGATCAACCGGAAGGTACTTGCCGACCTCGCTGTGCATGATCCAAAGGCCTTCTCTGCTGTTGTTGAAACAGCGCAGAAGAAATCCTGA
- the rpmI gene encoding 50S ribosomal protein L35, producing the protein MPKMKSISGAKKRFKFTGSGKIKRQKAFASHILTKKTPKRKRNLRQTTLVDKTDVNRVRIMLPNS; encoded by the coding sequence ATGCCTAAAATGAAATCCATAAGCGGCGCCAAAAAGCGTTTCAAGTTTACCGGAAGCGGTAAAATAAAGCGCCAGAAAGCGTTCGCAAGTCATATTCTTACGAAAAAGACACCAAAAAGGAAGCGGAATCTGCGGCAGACAACACTGGTTGACAAAACCGATGTGAACCGCGTACGTATCATGCTTCCGAATTCCTGA